In Ananas comosus cultivar F153 unplaced genomic scaffold, ASM154086v1, whole genome shotgun sequence, a single window of DNA contains:
- the LOC109706240 gene encoding protein ASPARTIC PROTEASE IN GUARD CELL 1: MAKNSNNLVPFLFLLFSITIINPTFSRQISPRSTPTTTLDVSASLSRAHQAASFDPTNEPHYDPLDQSLSSSSSSSSAAAAAATATAAKEGGAFSLALHSRDFLPSPHGRRPANYKSLTLARLRRDAARVAALTARLALAVDGVARSDLKPMIVTDATEEKKAMATMVSEEEEEVEAIEGPIVSGTSQGSGEYFSRVGIGSPAKQLFMVLDTGSDVTWVQCEPCSDCYEQSDPVFSPSASSSYSPLPCDSPQCRALDVSACRNSTSSCLYQVSYGDGSYTVGDFATETLTLGSSEPVRDVAFGCGHDNEGLFVGAAGLLALGGGALSFPSQISAKSFSYCLVDRDSPSASTLVLSAAAAAEDGPAVRAPLLRNRKMETFYYVGLRGISVGGQMLSIPESAFAVDEGGSGGVIVDSGTAVTRLQAEAYAALRDAFASGTGALPRAQGVSLFDTCYDLSGRSSVEVPTVSLHFAEDGGELRLPAKNYLIPVDGAGTYCLAFAPTSGPLSIIGNVQQQGTRVSFDVDNSLVGFTPNKC; this comes from the coding sequence ATGGCCAAGAACTCTAATAATCTCGtacccttcctcttcctcctcttctccatAACCATAATCAACCCTACTTTTTCCCGTCAAATCTCACCGCGGAGTACCCCAACGACCACCTTGGACGTCTCCGCCTCGCTCTCCCGAGCCCACCAAGCCGCCTCCTTCGACCCGACAAACGAACCCCATTATGACCCCCTCGACCAGtccctttcctcctcctcctcctcctcttccgccgccgccgccgccgccaccgccaccgccgcgaAGGAGGGCGGCGCCTTCTCTCTCGCCCTCCACTCCCGCGACTTCCTTCCTTCTCCCCACGGCCGCCGCCCCGCGAACTACAAATCCCTCACCCTCGCACGACTCCGCCGCGACGCCGCGCGCGTCGCCGCCCTCACGGcccgcctcgccctcgccgtcgACGGCGTCGCCAGGTCGGATCTGAAGCCCATGATCGTCACCGACGCCACCGAGGAGAAAAAGGCAATGGCGACGATGGTgagtgaggaggaggaggaggtggaggcgaTCGAGGGCCCGATCGTGTCGGGGACGAGCCAGGGCAGCGGGGAGTACTTCTCCCGCGTGGGGATCGGAAGCCCGGCGAAGCAGCTCTTCATGGTGCTGGACACTGGCAGCGACGTCACCTGGGTGCAGTGCGAGCCCTGCTCCGACTGCTACGAGCAGTCCGACCCGGTCTTCAGCCcgtccgcctcctcctcctactcccCTCTACCCTGCGACTCGCCTCAATGCCGCGCCCTCGACGTCTCCGCCTGCCGCAACTCGACCTCCTCCTGCCTCTACCAGGTCTCCTACGGCGACGGCTCCTACACCGTCGGCGACTTCGCCACGGAGACCCTAACGCTCGGGAGCTCCGAACCGGTGCGCGACGTCGCCTTCGGGTGCGGCCACGACAACGAGGGCCTCTTCGTCGGCGCCGCGGGGCTGCTGGCGCTGGGCGGGGGCGCGCTCTCGTTCCCCTCCCAGATCTCCGCCAAGTCCTTCTCCTAttgcctcgtggaccgcgacTCGCCCTCGGCGTCCACGCTGGTGctgagcgcggcggcggcggcggaggacggcccGGCGGTGAGGGCGCCGCTGCTGCGGAACCGGAAGATGGAGACCTTCTACTACGTGGGGCTGCGGGGGATCAGCGTGGGCGGGCAGATGCTCTCGATCCCGGAGTCGGCGTTTGCGGTGGACGAGGGGGGAAGCGGCGGGGTCATCGTGGACTCGGGCACGGCGGTCACACGGCTGCAGGCCGAGGCGTACGCGGCGCTGCGGGACGCGTTCGCCTCCGGGACGGGGGCGCTGCCGCGGGCGCAGGGCGTGTCGCTCTTCGACACTTGCTACGACCTATCCGGGCGCAGCAGCGTGGAGGTGCCCACGGTGTCGCTCCACTTCGCGGAGGACGGCGGGGAGCTGAGGCTGCCGGCCAAGAACTACCTGATACCGGTGGACGGGGCGGGCACATACTGCCTGGCCTTCGCGCCCACCTCCGGCCCGCTGTCCATTATCGGGAATGTGCAGCAGCAGGGGACACGTGTCAGTTTCGATGTCGACAATTCTCTGGTGGGGTTCACCCCCAATAAGTGTTAA